From a region of the Lactuca sativa cultivar Salinas chromosome 4, Lsat_Salinas_v11, whole genome shotgun sequence genome:
- the LOC111896516 gene encoding uncharacterized protein LOC111896516 isoform X2, with product MQGSMASSLFSLPSLLTTLKAQRQRPAILPCSNFIQPNLTLKFPRLGISYSKRKESRQVSSVVISCLVEDNPEACQGSEGSSGSHESNPGATIDLKLPRRSLLLHFTCNSCGVRSQKLINRFAYEKGTVFVQCTGCLQYHKLVDNLNLVVEYDLREEIDTSSDTITDKV from the exons ATGCAGGGCTCCATGGCTTCTTCCCTCTTTTCTCTGCCTTCTTTACTTACAACGCTCAAAGCTCAAAGACAAAGACCCGCTATTCTTCCGTGCTCTAATTTCATTCAACCTAACTTAACCCTCAAATTTCCCAG ATTGGGGATTTCTTATTCAAAAAGAAAGGAATCAAGACAGGTTTCCTCTGTTGTGATTTCTTGTTTGGTTGAAGATAATCCTGAAGCGTGTCAAGGATCGGAAGGATCTTCTGGCTCTCATGAATCAAATCCC GGAGCAACAATAGACCTCAAACTCCCAAGAAGAAGCTTGTTATTGCATTTTACATGCAATTCTTGTGGTGTAAGATCACAAAAGCTTATAAACAGATTTGCTTATGAAAAAGGGACAGTTTTTGTACAG TGCACAGGGTGTTTGCAGTATCACAAACTTGTTGACAATCTGAATCTTGTGGTTGAATATGATTTAAGGGAGGAAATAGATACAAGTTCTGATACAATAACAGATAAAGTTTAA
- the LOC111896516 gene encoding uncharacterized protein LOC111896516 isoform X1 has protein sequence MQGSMASSLFSLPSLLTTLKAQRQRPAILPCSNFIQPNLTLKFPRLGISYSKRKESRQVSSVVISCLVEDNPEACQGSEGSSGSHESNPFLNLNRCFFEHGNLKGATIDLKLPRRSLLLHFTCNSCGVRSQKLINRFAYEKGTVFVQCTGCLQYHKLVDNLNLVVEYDLREEIDTSSDTITDKV, from the exons ATGCAGGGCTCCATGGCTTCTTCCCTCTTTTCTCTGCCTTCTTTACTTACAACGCTCAAAGCTCAAAGACAAAGACCCGCTATTCTTCCGTGCTCTAATTTCATTCAACCTAACTTAACCCTCAAATTTCCCAG ATTGGGGATTTCTTATTCAAAAAGAAAGGAATCAAGACAGGTTTCCTCTGTTGTGATTTCTTGTTTGGTTGAAGATAATCCTGAAGCGTGTCAAGGATCGGAAGGATCTTCTGGCTCTCATGAATCAAATCCC TTCTTGAACTTAAATCGTTGTTTCTTTGAACATGGAAACTTGAAGGGAGCAACAATAGACCTCAAACTCCCAAGAAGAAGCTTGTTATTGCATTTTACATGCAATTCTTGTGGTGTAAGATCACAAAAGCTTATAAACAGATTTGCTTATGAAAAAGGGACAGTTTTTGTACAG TGCACAGGGTGTTTGCAGTATCACAAACTTGTTGACAATCTGAATCTTGTGGTTGAATATGATTTAAGGGAGGAAATAGATACAAGTTCTGATACAATAACAGATAAAGTTTAA
- the LOC122197603 gene encoding putative cytochrome c biosynthesis ccmC-like mitochondrial protein, with the protein MSLALLQPSFLMSKTRSYAKIFIGSRLFLTAMAIHLSLRVAPLDLQQGGNSCIPYVHVPAARMSILVYIATAINTFLFLLTKHLLFLRSFGTGTEMGAFSTLFTLVTGGFRGRPMWGAFWVWDAHLTSVLILFLIYMGALRFQKLPIEPAPISIHAGPIDIPIITSSVNWWNTLHQPGSISQYGTSIHVPMPIPIMSNFANSPFSTSFMFILETRLLIPSFLESPLTEEIEA; encoded by the coding sequence ATGTCCCTTGCATTATTACAACCTTCTTTTTTGATGTCAAAGACCAGAAGCTACGCGAAAATTTTCATTGGATCTCGGTTGTTCTTAACAGCGATGGCTATTCATTTAAGTCTTCGAGTAGCACCACTAGACCTTCAACAAGGTGGAAATTCTTGTATTCCTTATGTACACGTTCCTGCGGCTCGGATGAGTATTCTTGTTTATATCGCTACAGCTATAAACACATTCTTGTTCCTATTAACAAAACATCTCCTCTTTCTTCGCTCTTTCGGAACCGGTACAGAAATGGGTGCTTTTTCTACGTTGTTTACCTTAGTTACTGGGGGGTTTCGGGGAAGACCTATGTGGGGAGCCTTTTGGGTGTGGGATGCTCATTTAACCTCTGTATTAATCTTGTTCCTTATTTACATGGGTGCACTGCGTTTTCAAAAGCTTCCTATCGAACCGGCTCCTATTTCAATCCATGCTGGACCGATCGATATACCAATAATCACGTCTTCAGTCAACTGGTGGAATACATTACATCAACCTGGGAGCATTAGCCAATATGGTACATCAATCCATGTTCCTATGCCCATTCCAATCATGTCTAACTTTGCTAACTCCCCCTTCTCAACCAGTTTCATGTTCATTCTGGAAACACGTCTTCTTATTCCATCTTTTCTCGAATCTCCTTTAACGGAAGAAATAGAAGCTTAA